In Lolium rigidum isolate FL_2022 chromosome 7, APGP_CSIRO_Lrig_0.1, whole genome shotgun sequence, the DNA window gccacgcaaactcgtccaagatttgggccgggtttgggtcgtcccggacgccgcggccatccgttttagggatgggtccgcgcgctgggccgcggttttgtccgtttcgacccatccggacgcgcgggcgcgggatgggtcgcccggttggagatgccctaaaagcTTATTGTTCTCTCCACCCTTCCCTTACCCCCAAAGATGAGTTGCATGGAGCAATGCGTTTGCACCAACCAACTAAGATTCTAGCGCACATTAACAGTTTGCTTCCTTACAACAAAACATCAACAGTTTACTGTTTACAACCGATCATGATTTATCTAATTTTTATTACCGACGGAGTTACACAATCATTGTAAATTACAGGATTCCACCTACTTGTATACCACCTGAGTACACCCAATAATTAATAGCTACACATAATTTTACAGGAGAAGCCGAGTAGCCATAATCTGCAATACGTCATATAGTGAGCATCCATAGTGTTCGACAGATCAGCATAGGGGAACTCAGAACTCCACAGAGCGACGATCGATCGTTGGTCACTCCCGCGGCCTAGCGAGCCACAGAGAACTCAGAGCACGCAAACGCGAAAAGTAGTCATGTATAGCTAGGAGAGCACGGGAGGCCTGTCGGATCGTCAGAATTCGCTGCATTTGATGCAAGGTCTGCTGTCGCAGGTTGTCAGCCTGATAGGTATGGAAACAAAAATTCTCATCAGTCTCAAATAGATCAAACCAAATGAGAACTGATTAAAGCTATCCGGAAAATACGGCGGTCAAAATGCTGAAATATCACGTCTGCAAGAATTGCAAGGAAAAAAAGGCTTGCCTGGCGAAGAAAATTCTCAAGTGTTCCAAGCTTGCCCATGGCCATAGCCATCTGACCCATGTAGTTTGCCACGTTCCCTGAAGAACCAGAGGAACCGAGCGATCCAGCCAAAGTATCTGCCAAGGATTGCTGCAATGCTTCCATCCCCTGTGACAGGGCATCCTCCGCCTGCTGCGAGGATTGCTGGAGGTTGGTTAATCCAGCCAACTGTGTCTCGGTTAGCGGTTCAAGGTGATTCGCCAGGAGCTGAAATTTTATATCATATCGAGATATCAGTAAATATTACTGGACAGGTAAGGACAATGAATTTACAATAAACCCTGAGATTTCACACTTCACTCACCTTTAAAAGCTCAGATGGACGAAAACCCCCAAGCCAAAGGAAGCACCTTTCGGCAGGTGTCTTCCACATGCCTGACAGTATATGAAACACATCAGCCTTGGCAGCTACGCCTTTGACCTTGAATATTTCATCATAATGTGCCATTATCCCATCTACAATAAGGCGCAGGTCACTGTCACTTGCATGAGCATTAACTGCAGTCCTCAACTCGTTGATTTGCTTATTTTGGTCCTCAAGCCATCTAGTGTATTCTATGTCAAAAGTCATTGCCCCTGCAAAGATAAGTTTATTGCTCAGATAAACTTCTAACATAGATTGACATCACATACAATTGAACATCACGTAACAAAGAGTGCTGCTGCAAACATTTATGGGCACATATAGAAATTTGGAGAAGGAAATACCATTTCCActcatggcatgggtttggtctcCTGAGCTAGAAATGAAGATTCCCTACAAATAAATATACAGCATTAATCTTAATTACAGTAAAAGCATACCCTACTGCAACAAAATATCGCAACCAACATTCAGCCAGTAAAGATTTACCTGCTGGCGAGCTTTCTGGAGCTCCTGCTCTAGTTGTGCAAGCTTCAGCTTACTGCTTTCAAGCTGTTGCACATATGACTTCAAACAAATAGAAAAACATTATTACTGGCTCAGACCAAATGAACAATCAAGTAGTCATCATTGAGTGGAAACTACAaacactactccctccgtcccatgatataagatgttattacaacaaaTATAGGAGTATAgcggttgtaataacatcttatattataagacggagggagtaacacaCAAGGCCCATGCATGGAGAATTCAGCTATTTTTTCGAAAACAGGAATACCCCCCTGGCCTCAATGGCTACTTTATACAATTCAATTACCTATGCAGAGAGAACTAAGAATTCATTTAAGTCCTATATACTGAGACACATGAAGTAGTGGCTGACAATATGACATGGTATTTGTCCCTTAATGCAATGTGCAATTTTATTACACAATAAGAAAATTATGACCGGAAAATAAAACGGAGGCATGGTGGCACATAGAACTACAGTGAAGAAACACTCAGTTCAGTTCATCAACACAACTACAAACAGCTCTGCACAGAACCTCCAAACTCCTTAACTCTTTAAGTATAACTGATGCCTTTCCTTTATAAGCATACTCTCAAATTATACAGAACTAGCTTGAATCAGGTTAAGTTGCTAAATTAATTTAAgtaaaaaaggaaaattccttACATCAGAGAACAAACGACAAATAAGGGCAAGATTTATAATGATACCTTTTTCCTCAGCCGACTTTTCCTTGCCGCCTCGCGATTTTGAGCAAGACGACGCAGTGTCTATCAGATGGCAAATACGACAAGCAATTAATAACATAAAAACACGCAAGAATACAAAACAACAGCAACGTACAAGAAAAGTAACAGGAATATCACCTTTTGGTCCAAAGGTTTGTCGGACCTGTCAGACCTATCTGAAGAATTAGAAGCCATGATTGCCCCACTTTGTCCCTGTTCTAGCTGCAAGTAGTTAAGAACTTGAGCATTTTTGGGGTATCACTTGGCAGTGAATTCATAATGAGTAAGTAAAGCATACTAAGAACTGCAAGTTTCGTTGATAACTTTGGCATATTTGGAATATCAGTCGGCAGTTGGTACATATGAACAGGGTGAAACAGCATGTGAATCTGGGTTAAAGGGGGTTGTTTCTAACTAATATTTCATTACAACGAAAATACATATTGGGTCATGGTACTAGCATAGGATGATATCAAATCCACTCATTTGTGCTATAAGATCAGCAGGTTATATAGTCATTTAAGTAATACATCATCTTTGCTGCGCAACAATCGTGTGATATGTTTGGAATACGTGAAGCAATCAATCCTAATGGACCACCGTTTTTATGGCAAGCAACAAATGCGGACAGCATCTCATGGAAAACTCTCTGCTTTCCGCTACCTGCCAACCACCCTCTCTCTGCTCAGAAAATTATCCCCTCTCACTCATCTCTCTTGACAACAGTGATGGGGGGCGCGGAGGTGGCCGGAGTAGCGAAGAGGTGCACAACAAGGCAACGTTGAAGGGGAGACGGTGCAAATATGTGGTGTCGTCGTCGCGGATCCAGCTCCGCAGTCTGCTTCTTGCCGCACTGCTAAATAGCGGTAGTGTGGCATGCGGTTTATGTCATATCGGCTGCGGGTGGCGGCGACACCGGAGGCTAAACGAAAGCTGCCAAAAAACCTCATGTATCCATGGCGTAGCGCTTGGTGGCCAGAAAGATTACTTGAGATCTGTACGCGGCATCTCCATCGACCAGACAAAAGCTAGATTCGTATACTTGCATATCTATTTAACTTTTCATCTATTTGTTGAGTAGCAGATCGATTGACCTTCTGCCGAATCGATCAGCTTGCTATAGAATCCaggaacttttttttttctcaaatgaAGTTGCTAAGGAAGGTCTGCACATTTGGGTTTTCTTGCTGACATTTGAGCGTTTTATGTAGTTTTGAATTCTCTGAAATTTCAATTGATGGATCTTCTCTTGCACCAGTGAGATGGATTGCAGAGGCATTTCGGCCATCAAGATGCCTCGATTGATTGCATGCTCTGTATTTTTACTAAGGCTTCTCCAGAATTTGTCTCGATTGATTGCACAGTTTTTTGTTAGCTTGGATAGCTTGCTTGGTGATTATTCACCAAGCTccctgtgtgaattattaatgaaatCCTGCAGATTCTTGTGGTCACAAATCATTGTTCTGTTGAAAACATGTAAAATGGCAGTCATCTACTATTTAACTGGGGCACCATGAAGATTCTGGGATTCATTTGGTTGTATTGACTGGGTCTTTGAAAATGGGTTGGCATTATTCGGCCATGAAGATCGTCATCAGCTATATGAATAATGGATGCATCTCCTCGTCGATGTTTTGACTTGATATCTGCACATTTCTTGCACAGTGATGGTTATTTCATACTAAGTGGGATACTGAATAATGTTgcttttcaaaattcaaagacCTACATTATGTCTTGGCTTGAAAATTGTATTCAGACTGGAGAAGCATATTGAGTGTTGATTTCGAATTGCTTTTTTATGTGTTGATAAAGTGGATTTCATTATGAGAATAGATTCTTGTATTTTTATTCTTCCTAAATATTTGGTAACTATTTGTCCTGAACATATCATAAATTCTTTGCAATAACCAAATGAAACTCCAAATATAGAAAAATAATTGATGTCCATTCGAAAACTAGAATTTATAATTGACCAAAGAAAGCTGTTGAGTGGGTTTTCattttactttttgtttatttgCTGATTCCTCTTCATGTCCAAGGTTAAAACTTACTTTGTACAATATTTAAAACATAAATACAAAAACCTGAAAATTATTAAGCGAATTTATTCTTTGCAGTTGTAGGATGTCGAGAATTTACAGTGATGATTCCTTCAAATAATGGTACTCCCTCCTGCCCTAAATATTTGTCGCAGGTTAGCCTACATTTTGCCTAAATCTACGACATATATTTAGGGCTGGAGGGAGTAGTTCTAAAACACAATAAATTACAAAATGTGTGAAAAAACCGTTGGCAGCCTTCACGATTATTAACTGATCTTATAGTCATACTGGAACAAGTCTCCCCAGAGCTGTATTATTTATGGTGGCCCTATGTGGACCCGTTGGGCTAATAAGTGTGAGCAATTAGCAATATACACCAAACTAAACGTGGGACTGAAATGCGCTATAGACTCTGGGGGTTATGAATACGTTGTGAATCTTGAAGCAGCGACAGTTTGGATGTCATCCTCCGCTAGCAACATGACCCAAAAATCCGGGACGTTCATTACAACCATTTTAGTACACGGAAATGCCTCCAGCAGTTTATACTTAAAGATTATCAACTCTGTTGTTGAGCTTCAGAAATCAATTCCAACCACAGTGTGATTCACAGTTCAAATGCTAACACGATGCTGAGCATAGCAGTTATCTATTTGCCTCTAGAAACTGGTGCAGGTAAAGAGACACAGGTGCTTAACTAGTTGAGTTCAACTGGAAGCTTCTTTAGAAACGAAAAGGGTGGAAACCCATAAAGAAAGAACAACGAGTACCCTGTGGTTCTTGCCGTCGTGGTCTACAACAATTGAGTTGTCAGTCCTCGAGCTCGCATCTGCCATCACCAGGCCTCAACGGACCGCAATCGCCAGGAGACAGCAAATCACTTTGCTCCCCCCCTTATTAACAGCAAGGCGGCGAGCCCAGCACTATGCTGTGTGAGATCAAGCGTTGCCCGAACCTATACAGCACAGCGAAGTTGGACAAATTAGTAACAGGAAAACAGTAGCTGCATAGGCATAGGGATACAGTACAGTATGTGTGTGTACTTACTTCTCTCTGATCCTAGTCAGTAGCAGCTCAGGGTTTCGCTACAGCCGTACGGTCTGCAAAAGAAATAGGCGTCTCTTCCTTAGTACAAAGTGCAAAGTAGACAACGCAATCTAAATAATTAGGCTGTCGGAACAAGAATATGCACATTTATGCACTTGTGCCGATCTGAAACCCTACAGGCGAGATGTGATGGATGGTTAATCTTCCTGGAGGGCCACAGAAGCAGTTTGCACAGTGCCAGTGCTACTTACTACTTACTGCTACTCCCCTCCGTGCCACCGGAGTAAACGCACACACACAAATCCAGCATATAAAAAAACCATCTCCAGCCAGGCTTGTTCTTCACTACCCAGCCACGATTCATCCGCGTACAGCAAGAGCAGGTAGGTACAACAACTATCCTGATCCGAAATAGCAGAGCTAACCGAAAGAAGTAGCAGGAAGGGGGGAGTGGAGCTGAAATCGGGGAGCGTACCGCGCAGGATCGGCGGTGGCGTCCGGAGCGGGGCTCGGCGTGGCGCCGGCGGGCCGCGGTCATGGTCGGGTCAGCCCTCGCCTCCGCCCAGTCAGTCTGCGGTGGGTGGGGAGCTTCAGAACTCAGCACCCGGATCGACGACGGCTTCTCCCTGGACCGCGGCGCCGCGTCGTCCTGCAGGAGCTCCGGCGGGGCGCGGCGGATTTGGTGGGGGATTGAGGCAGGGGGAAGGTTCGAGAAGCTGtttctggtggtggtggtggtggactaGTGGAGGCGGAGCGGGGGAGGGGAAGGCGCCAACAAAGGGGACGGCGGCTGGCGTGGTCGCGGCGCACGGCTCGACGTGTCGCTGACGTGTGGGGACCGCAGCGGGGACGCGTGGCGTGGGCGTGGATCTGGGGCCGCGCGCGGTGGCGTCAGTGTGCGGGGCCCACGTGCTTTGCTTGCCTCACCAACCCTGCCCTCGTCCTCACCCTCGTCACGTCTTTGACTTCTCCACCTGCAGCTGCAACGGAGGAAGCAACGGCGTTATCCGCGAACGAGGGGTTGAAGTTGAACTTGCTGCCAAGTTACCGCGCGCGGTCCACGCCTCGACCATGAAGTCCATGAACACGTGATTGCTACAGTAAAAAATGATTAGCTTTGTGGATTTGCTCTCTGGGAATTTCCTTTTTTTGAGATCCTCCAGGGGATTTCAGGTGTTACCCAACTCATCTTTGCATCTTTGGATCACAGTATTCTAAAACACTGAAATATCAAAAATTTGACAGGATTGTTGGTATAAAGCAGAGAATTGCAAATATACACTTTTGGTACCACAACTTACATCGGATGTGTGCAGTTTAGTAGTACCACAACTTGTAAATTGAGCATATAGGGTACCACAACCTGTACTGAGAGAACAAATAGGTCCACAATTATTTTTGGAGTTGACGTGTGGTGTTATTATTTTTGCAAAAACACCCCTTATATTTTCTATATCACATGTCACCTCAATGATACCTTACGGACAGGTCCCATCTATCAGATGTAGAAGAATCGATTAAAATAAAACACGTGGGCACTAGGATTTGAACTCACCAACTTGGGCTCTTGGCTACTCAAAAGACTGGCTTCCCAAGTAGATTCTGGAATTATAGACCGTCACTTTATTTGCACCCTCATCTTCACGAGTCCTCCTTGGTGGTGTGGCAGGCCTTCCTATCAAGCACGTAAGTGGGCTCCGCCAAGGAGATCCCCTTTCGCCGCTTCTCTTCATCATTGTCATCGATCTTCTCGCTCAAATCCTTCATATTGCCACTATTCATGGACTCTTTCACAAGATTCAGGGACGTGGAACCATTTTGAGGACCTCGCTTTATGAGGATGATGCGCTTTTTTTGTGGGCCTCTACAAACAAGATATCCAAAACGCATCTTCAAGTTTGCATGGTTTTTGGGAAGTTATGCATGCCTTTGCACCAATATATAAAAGAGCTCCATCGTCTCGATTCGATGTGGCCAAATCAACCTTGGTGACATCCTTCGTGGCCTCCCGGTGAACACGGTACCTTTTCCCTTAAAATATCTTCGGTTGCCGTTATCCATTTAGCGCTTACAGAGATCGGACTTTCAAAACCTACAAGGTAAAGTGGACGGGGAAAATCTCTTCTTGCAATGGAAATATGTCACCATGGTGGGAGGCACCTCACTTTGTCAAGTCGGTTGTCACATGTCAATCCGGTGGGCAATGCAAATTCAAATCGGAAACGGTCTGGAGACCCAAAAATCTTGGGCGGCTTGGAATCCTCAACACCGTCTACTTCGCAAGAGCATTCCTTTTGAGATGGCCATGGCTAGAGTGGAAGGATCCGTATAACATTTGGGTTGGCTTGGGGAACCATGCTATGAATTAGATATGGATATTTTCTATGCCACCACAAAAATTGTGGTGGGGATTGGTAAGAAGGCTCCCTTCTAGGAGGCTCTGCGGCTCAATGATTTAAAAAAAATACATAGCTCCCCTCATCTAA includes these proteins:
- the LOC124669831 gene encoding transcription factor TGA2.1; translation: MADASSRTDNSIVVDHDGKNHRLEQGQSGAIMASNSSDRSDRSDKPLDQKTLRRLAQNREAARKSRLRKKSYVQQLESSKLKLAQLEQELQKARQQGIFISSSGDQTHAMSGNGAMTFDIEYTRWLEDQNKQINELRTAVNAHASDSDLRLIVDGIMAHYDEIFKVKGVAAKADVFHILSGMWKTPAERCFLWLGGFRPSELLKLLANHLEPLTETQLAGLTNLQQSSQQAEDALSQGMEALQQSLADTLAGSLGSSGSSGNVANYMGQMAMAMGKLGTLENFLRQADNLRQQTLHQMQRILTIRQASRALLAIHDYFSRLRALSSLWLARPRE